A DNA window from Acropora palmata chromosome 12, jaAcrPala1.3, whole genome shotgun sequence contains the following coding sequences:
- the LOC141859343 gene encoding uncharacterized protein LOC141859343 isoform X1, with protein sequence MKYEHPLGRQSSTCLWWPVTDRTREQKSNFKNKINNILDYDLVFIPVLLPCHWALGTEMPCLQRHMNKQLLQKCFYFNKMPHNLICFLFSSCNFYSKISYNISIC encoded by the exons ATGAAATACGAACACCCTCTGGGCCGTCAGAGTTCCACGTGCCTTTGGTGGCCAGTCACGGACCGGACTCGCgaacaaaaaagcaattttaaaaacaag atcaATAATATACTGGATTATGACTTGGTTTTCATACCAGTTCTTCTACCTTGTCATTGGGCACTTGGG actgagatgccttgtttgcaaagacatatgaataaacagttacttcaaaaatgcttctattttaataaaatgccacacaacttaatttgcttccttttttcttcttgtaatttttattcaaaaatatcttATAACATATCTATATGCTAG
- the LOC141859335 gene encoding sodium/potassium-transporting ATPase subunit beta-1-interacting protein 1-like — protein MGCCRGRNVLLILLILQLLVVLERQVFDFLGFMWAPIIANFIHIAFLIVGIFGVHQYRSPYVITYSVWCLIWFGINLFIISLYLEIDRVTHKDDWLSLKTGHDSFWVKNGIGCKFVSPNNTVSGDGTVPTTIDGCLLKFEYVESIQSGAECILAFAGFWLGCWVARSFAEEDDHFDFIGGFDYNSAHHPPSKSSHMQMQPISS, from the exons atgGGCTGCTGTCGTGGAAGAAACGTCCTTCTTATCCTTTTAATTCTCCAGTTG cttGTTGTTCTTGAGCGACAAGTATTCGATTTTCTCGGCTTCATGTGGGCACCGATTATCGCAAATTTTATCCACATCGCGTTTTTAATTGTGGGGATATTTGGAGTACACCAGTATCGCTCGCCCTACGTCATAACG TATTCAGTCTGGTGCCTTATATGGTTTGGAATAAATCTGTTCATAATCTCTCTTTACTTGGAGATTGACAGAGTCACCCAT AAAGATGATTGGTTGAGCTTAAAGACAGGCCATGACAGTTTCTGGGTGAAAAACGGCATTGGATGTAAATTTGTTTCCCCTAACAACACAGTCTCTGGAGATGGAACGGTGCCTACAACAATTGATGGATGTCTTCTTAAGTTTGAG TATGTGGAGTCAATCCAGTCTGGAGCAGAATGTATATTAGCT TTTGCAGGCTTTTGGCTAGGTTGCTGGGTGGCAAGATCTTTCGCTGAAGAAGACGATCATT TTGATTTCATTGGGGGCTTTGATTACAACTCTGCTCATCATCCACCATCAAAGTCATCTCATATGCAGATGCAACCAAT ATCTTCTTGA
- the LOC141859254 gene encoding uncharacterized protein LOC141859254 — protein sequence MSASLFDPSEAKDNGTRLARLLIDGGTHVLRELLHSMFPPATFPTVLNKFKPSLQNLKSRHKLFDEHWELLYPSSGQAPDANKFDITLLHLLLREICALTEPSNGWHNMPAEDDDSPEAHIVRIKCFRNDLCHNISTGVPNNEFEDKWETISRSLEALGVDPQEIKRLKNETIDHDTKHRIEEVMKKYDWEPRVSSLEHDVEKLKGQFSSPANNQAAFDSKELSSCLPDKLPEVIGRVNEIQVATQAILGGKVSVVEITGAPGFGKTTVANKVAYELAKPENNTTVFYCSLRTKSTLNDVTTSMFLACSASQSQPPDNPHSWLLNWSKQRSRCATFILDNADSIIECSRDFLHMMQEMRTLSRQKVSFVVTSRKTIPMGQSHLDKKEVRVNCLSQEDAERLLFSKVSSDEKRKTLTQTKKLVELCARVPLALCIVGCLLSEYKEARLVASLERDFLEVMESDEMSLKNAIQTSFNLLKPEEQRALAIFSVFPGSFDSDAAEAVLAAGTNVNSEAQQMRILRSLKNHSLLEHTSSSRYQVHQFIQTFCNMICKKTYPDIFNDLEKAACNHFVRLLSENAVRHYTKDKCMESIEAFNKDRHNFEYFLQVFVHVLSERPGFIDAVLESSSNMFFDRLPDKCRYLERCLLPSFYIKTLEKLLCHLDTGTEPVRKVELLCLLSTEKRRVGKQEEYFALFEQAKRDYTQNFTEFRTNGLSQVLFFNSYARFLFESRRGNKNRDTVFNIALYLGQRKIPEDFERAATVLAIGKAKKNILILQEATAFFSDRLGEHVLTAQGHKAIADVYFTSGKTGTDVNKAIFYYENALAIMEKCGMGGNKESILALKNYAICQGRKENLEDAISILEKAKQIAEVELDDDHRWKVMIETQRALLYDYCGKSVEEAKEIMKSALEMSQRLGQSINRLGNKREIRRFIRRFPTVNPR from the coding sequence ATGTCTGCTTCGCTTTTCGATCCATCAGAAGCGAAAGACAACGGCACTCGGCTGGCAAGGTTGCTTATTGATGGGGGAACACATGTACTCCGAGAACTTTTGCATTCCATGTTTCCGCCTGCGACATTTCCAACAGTTTTAAACAAGTTCAAGCCATCACTTCAAAACTTGAAGAGTAGACACAAGCTATTTGACGAGCATTGGGAACTGTTATATCCTTCTTCGGGACAAGCACCAGACGCCAACAAATTCGACATCACTCTTTTGCATTTACTTCTTCGCGAAATATGTGCTTTGACAGAACCATCGAATGGATGGCACAATATGCCTGCGGAAGACGACGACTCTCCAGAAGCTCATATCGTCCGAATTAAATGCTTCAGAAACGACCTCTGTCATAACATTTCAACTGGTGTTCCAAATAACGAGTTTGAGGACAAATGGGAGACAATTTCTCGATCTTTGGAGGCTTTGGGTGTCGATCCACAGGAAATCAAACGCCTCAAGAATGAGACTATCGATCACGACACCAAACATCGCATCGAAGAGGTCATGAAAAAATACGACTGGGAGCCAAGAGTAAGTAGCTTAGAACACGATGTAGAGAAATTGAAAGGCCAATTTTCAAGTCCAGCAAATAACCAGGCAGCCTTTGATTCTAAGGAACTTTCTAGTTGTTTGCCAGATAAGTTACCAGAAGTCATCGGTCGTGTCAACGAAATTCAAGTTGCTACGCAAGCTATACTCGGTGGAAAAGTCTCAGTTGTTGAGATAACTGGAGCACCAGGATTTGGAAAGACCACTGTGGCAAACAAAGTGGCATACGAACTTGCAAAACCGGAAAACAACACAACTGTCTTTTATTGCTCTCTGAGAACCAAATCAACCTTAAATGACGTGACAACATCGATGTTTCTCGCCTGTAGTGCAAGTCAATCGCAGCCCCCAGATAATCCACACAGCTGGTTACTGAATTGGAGTAAACAGCGTTCGAGGTGCGCAACATTCATTCTAGACAATGCTGATAGTATCATTGAGTGTAGTCGGGACTTTCTTCATATGATGCAGGAAATGAGAACGTTGTCAAGACAAAAGGTTTCCTTTGTTGTGACATCCAGGAAAACAATCCCAATGGGCCAATCTCACTTAGACAAAAAGGAAGTAAGGGTAAATTGTTTGAGTCAAGAAGATGCCGAAAGGCTCCTCTTTTCAAAAGTGTCCAGTGACGAAAAACGTAAGACACTTACTCAAACGAAAAAGCTGGTTGAGTTGTGTGCTCGTGTCCCTCTGGCGCTGTGTATCGTTGGCTGTCTACTTTCAGAGTATAAAGAAGCCAGATTAGTCGCAAGCCTGGAAAGGGACTTTTTGGAAGTCATGGAGAGTGACGAAATGTCTCTAAAAAATGCAATTCAGACTTCGTTTAATTTGCTGAAGCCTGAAGAGCAGAGAGCTCTCGCTATTTTCTCGGTGTTTCCAGGTTCGTTCGACTCAGATGCTGCCGAGGCTGTGCTTGCAGCAGGAACAAATGTTAATTCTGAGGCACAACAAATGAGAATTCTTCGATCCTTGAAAAACCATTCGCTACTAGAGCACACAAGTTCAAGTCGATACCAAGTTCATCAGTTCATTCAGACATTTTGCAACATGATTTGCAAGAAAACATATCCTGATATTTTTAATGATCTGGAAAAGGCTGCATGCAACCATTTTGTTCGTCTTCTCTCTGAAAACGCCGTAAGGCATTATACAAAAGACAAATGCATGGAGTCCATCGAGGCGTTCAATAAAGACCGTCACAATTTTGAATATTTCTTGCAAgtttttgttcatgttttgtCGGAGAGACCTGGCTTCATTGACGCAGTACTGGAAAGTTCGTCCAACATGTTTTTTGATCGATTGCCAGATAAATGCAGGTATTTAGAAAGGTGCCTTTTGCCAAGTTTCTACATTAAGACCCTGGAAAAGCTTCTTTGTCACCTTGACACAGGAACGGAACCCGTGCGTAAAGTCGAACTTTTATGCCTCCTTTCGACTGAAAAGAGGAGAGTTGGTAAGCAGGAAGAGTACTTTGCTCTTTTTGAACAGGCGAAGAGGGACTATACTCAGAATTTCACCGAGTTTAGAACCAATGGTTTGTCTCAAGTGCTGTTCTTTAATAGCTATGCTCGCTTTCTGTTTGAGAGCCGACGAGGAAATAAAAACCGCGACACAGTCTTCAACATAGCTTTGTACCTAGGCCAAAGAAAGATTCCAGAGGATTTTGAAAGAGCTGCAACTGTCCTTGCGATTGGTAAAgccaaaaagaatattttaattcTGCAAGAAGCCACTGCCTTTTTCTCTGATCGCCTGGGTGAACACGTTTTGACCGCTCAGGGTCATAAAGCTATTGCAGATGTTTACTTTACTAGCGGAAAAACGGGAACTGATGTCAACAAGGCTATTTTTTATTACGAAAACGCTTTAGCCATCATGGAAAAATGTGGCATGGGTGGGAACAAAGAGAGCATATTGGCTCTGAAAAACTATGCCATATGTCAAGGACGGAAAGAAAACCTCGAGGATGCAATATCAATCCTAGAGAAAGCAAAGCAAATAGCTGAGGTCGAATTGGACGACGATCACCGGTGGAAGGTAATGATCGAAACACAACGGGCCCTTCTTTATGATTATTGCGGAAAGAGTGTAGAGGAAGCGAAAGAGATCATGAAAAGTGCGTTGGAAATGAGTCAGAGGCTTGGACAATCAATAAATCGACTTGGAAACAAGCGCGAAATCCGTCGTTTTATTCGTCGCTTTCCGACCGTGAATCCACGATAA
- the LOC141860751 gene encoding uncharacterized protein LOC141860751, translating into MKLGKALGRENRYKNDPKAFLFSLKNPTSNPRKLPQLDSSSSHSVYDGANYGPTLGGHDLYIADSANMNSNSYESLGHTYTVPSGVRSDPFLTGNTRLRANEIETFYETAE; encoded by the exons ATGA AATTGGGGAAAGCGCTag GAAGGGAAAATCGATATAAGAATGATCCAAAGGCCTTCTTGTTTTCACTGAAAAACCCGACCTCTAACCCGCGCAAACTCCCTCAACTCGACAGCAGCAGTTCACATTCCGTGTATGATGGTGCAAATTACGGACCTACGCTTGGCGGTCATGACCTGTACATTGCAGACAGTGCCAACATGAACAGTAATTCTTACGAATCGCTTGGCCATACCTACACAGTGCCATCAGGGGTACGATCTGACCCATTTTTGACAGGAAACACCCGTTTAAGAGCAAACGAGATAGAAACATTCTACGAAACAGCCGAGTAA
- the LOC141859343 gene encoding uncharacterized protein LOC141859343 isoform X2, with the protein MVETSETSDKSKDQQLSESATGENNRFANLSERDLEKIIEDKESKKTKKNTNSCVSTFKDQ; encoded by the exons ATGGTTGAAACATCGGAAACATCAGATAAGTCGAAAGATCAACAACTGAGCGAAAGTGCTACCGGGGAAAACAACCGCTTCGCAAATTTATCCGAGCGGGATTTGGAGAAAATTATCGAGGATAAAGAATCAAAGAAGACCAAGAAAAACACTAACTCGTGTGTTTCCACGTTCAAGG atcaATAA